From the genome of Myripristis murdjan chromosome 22, fMyrMur1.1, whole genome shotgun sequence, one region includes:
- the LOC115380665 gene encoding gap junction beta-4 protein-like, with translation MNWSALENLLSGVNKYSTVFGRVWLSMVFVFRVLVFVVAAQRVWGDESKDFVCNTRQPGCTTVCYDSIFPISHVRLWALQLIFVTCPSLMVVAHVKYREEKDRKYVMLHQGSHLYANPGKKRGGLWWTYLLSLIFKAGIDTCFLYILYRIYHGYDMPRLSKCRLEPCPNTVDCFISRPTEKRIFTLFMVVTSALCVLMCMCEMIYLICKRIQKVLKVRHDNERILFADRHKVTSLALPRSQYRKADPTLALSQPNLSRKEKNKEADPCTTL, from the exons ATGAACTGGTCGGCATTGGAGAACCTGCTGAGTGGAGTCAATAAGTACTCTACTGTGTTTGGGAGGGTCTGGCTGTCCATGGTGTTTGTGTTTCGTGTCCTGGTGTTCGTGGTGGCAGCTCAAAGGGTCTGGGGCGATGAGAGTAAAGACTTTGTCTGCAATACCCGACAG CCTGGCTGCACCACTGTTTGCTATGACAGTATCTTCCCCATCTCCCATGTCCGTCTGTGGGCACTGCAGCTGATCTTTGTCACCTGTCCATCTCTGATGGTTGTTGCTCATGTTAAATATCGCGAAGAAAAGGACAGGAAATATGTGATGCTCCACCAGGGCTCTCACCTGTACGCCAACCCTGGCAAGAAGAGAGGAGGGTTGTGGTGGACCTATCTGCTAAGTCTGATCTTCAAAGCTGGCATCGACACATGTTTTCTCTACATACTTTATCGGATATATCATGGATATGACATGCCCAG GTTATCCAAGTGTAGGTTGGAGCCATGCCCCAACACTGTGGATTGCTTTATCAGCCGTCCGACAGAAAAAAGGATCTTCACACTCTTCATGGTGGTGACCAGCGCACTGTGTGTcctaatgtgcatgtgtgagatgATCTACCTCATCTGCAAACGCATACAGAAAGTGCTAAAGGTCCGACATGACAATGAAAGGATCCTATTCGCTGACAGACACAAAGTCACCAGTTTAGCTCTGCCCAGATCTCAGTATAGGAAAGCTGATCCAACTCTGGCACTGAGCCAGCCAAACTTAAGtaggaaggagaaaaacaaagaggctGATCCATGTACAACACTCTAG